Proteins from a single region of Candidatus Amarolinea dominans:
- a CDS encoding recombinase family protein, with translation MTSPTKIQPGHLARQAVVYIRQSTPGQVKEHLESQDLQYQLAQRAVSLGWPTEQVQIIDDDLGKSGISSAERTGFQTLVTAVGLAQVGIILVTDVSRLARNCADWYRLLDLASLCATLISDSAGIYDPRLFDDRLLLGLKGTFAEAQWYNMRTHLTAALFNKARRGELALRLPVGYDRLADGRVVLTADRQVQDAIRLVFALFRQLGSAHRILHYCRDHQLTLPYLTSDGLGGRLVAWRPADFTAIYQILKRPIYAGAYAYGRTQGQHLPGSQGKVRRQRLPQEKWIVLKPDAHEGYITWAEYQENQKQLAENRQLAPMAAAGPAREGLALLQGIVLCARCGRPLRPRYRNKPIYVCEALSQALAQPRCQRFGVTHVDAAVTELLLAAVQPAQLELALVASQQAEAERQQLQRHWLERLEHARYEATLARRRYEQVDPDNRLVAAELERRWEEQLVAVQTVERAWTELQAAAPLPLSSAEQAQIRRLAADLPALWHAPTTTNADRKRLLRCLIKTVTLDSFSQVGFTRIQVLWQTGAATEVTVPRPRPGCRTPQPVLARLRELAATEPDYRIAEILNAEGRQTATHHAWTKENVRQTRIKYRIPTACGPYARQPGPRGDGLFSAAEAAQQLNVSPGMICDWYRRGRLVGEQRQPHAPLWVRLTEADHHRYSGAAPLTPDLILEADAPSALGLSPEQIRQQVQAGSLLTYRIWHNHVWRWYIQRPPQPIPNPTLT, from the coding sequence CGCCGAGCGGACCGGCTTTCAGACGTTGGTTACCGCCGTTGGCCTCGCCCAGGTTGGCATCATTTTGGTCACCGATGTCTCGCGCCTGGCCCGCAACTGCGCTGACTGGTATAGGCTTCTCGATCTGGCCTCTCTCTGCGCCACCCTGATCTCCGATTCCGCCGGAATCTACGACCCGCGCCTGTTCGATGACCGTCTGCTGCTCGGCCTCAAGGGCACCTTTGCGGAAGCCCAGTGGTACAACATGCGCACCCACCTGACTGCCGCCCTCTTCAACAAAGCCAGGCGCGGCGAACTTGCCTTACGTCTGCCGGTGGGGTATGATCGGCTTGCAGATGGCCGAGTCGTGCTGACCGCCGACCGCCAGGTGCAGGACGCCATCCGCCTGGTCTTTGCGCTCTTTCGCCAATTGGGCAGTGCGCACCGTATCCTGCACTACTGCCGCGACCACCAACTGACCCTGCCGTACCTGACATCTGATGGGTTAGGGGGGCGCCTGGTGGCGTGGCGGCCCGCCGATTTCACCGCCATCTACCAGATCTTGAAACGCCCCATCTATGCTGGCGCCTATGCCTATGGCCGTACGCAGGGTCAACACCTGCCGGGCAGTCAGGGCAAAGTGCGCCGGCAGCGCTTGCCGCAGGAAAAATGGATTGTGCTCAAACCCGACGCCCACGAGGGCTACATCACCTGGGCTGAGTACCAGGAGAATCAAAAACAACTGGCCGAAAATCGTCAGTTGGCGCCCATGGCTGCCGCCGGACCGGCGCGGGAAGGGTTGGCCTTGCTGCAAGGCATCGTCTTGTGCGCTCGCTGTGGCCGCCCGCTGCGCCCGCGTTACCGCAACAAGCCGATCTACGTCTGCGAGGCGCTCAGCCAAGCCCTGGCCCAGCCTCGCTGCCAACGTTTCGGCGTGACGCACGTGGATGCCGCCGTCACCGAGCTTCTGTTAGCCGCCGTGCAACCGGCTCAACTCGAATTGGCATTGGTGGCCAGCCAACAGGCCGAGGCTGAACGTCAACAGTTACAGCGCCATTGGCTGGAGCGTCTGGAACACGCCCGCTACGAGGCCACCCTCGCCCGTCGGCGCTACGAACAGGTGGACCCAGACAACCGCCTGGTCGCTGCCGAGTTGGAACGACGGTGGGAAGAACAACTCGTCGCGGTTCAGACAGTCGAGCGGGCCTGGACCGAACTGCAAGCCGCAGCGCCTCTGCCACTCAGCAGCGCTGAACAGGCACAAATCCGCCGTCTGGCCGCAGATCTGCCTGCCCTCTGGCATGCCCCGACCACAACGAACGCCGACCGCAAACGCCTGCTGCGCTGCCTGATCAAAACCGTGACCCTCGACAGCTTCAGTCAGGTTGGCTTTACCCGCATCCAGGTGCTGTGGCAGACCGGCGCCGCCACCGAGGTGACAGTCCCACGCCCGCGTCCCGGCTGTCGCACGCCCCAACCGGTACTGGCTCGGCTACGGGAGCTTGCCGCGACGGAGCCGGACTATCGGATCGCCGAAATCCTGAACGCCGAAGGGCGGCAGACGGCGACGCATCACGCCTGGACGAAGGAGAACGTGCGTCAGACGCGCATCAAATATCGCATCCCCACCGCGTGCGGCCCCTACGCCAGGCAACCCGGCCCGCGTGGAGATGGGTTGTTCTCGGCAGCCGAGGCGGCGCAACAACTCAACGTCTCGCCGGGCATGATCTGCGACTGGTATCGCCGCGGCCGACTGGTGGGTGAACAGCGTCAACCCCATGCCCCGCTCTGGGTGCGCCTGACAGAGGCGGATCACCACCGCTACAGCGGCGCCGCACCCCTGACCCCGGATTTGATCCTCGAGGCCGACGCACCGTCCGCCCTGGGCCTCAGTCCTGAGCAGATTCGCCAGCAGGTGCAAGCGGGTTCCCTGCTCACCTATCGCATCTGGCACAATCACGTCTGGCGCTGGTACATCCAGCGGCCACCCCAACCCATCCCCAATCCCACACTCACTTGA